In Bacillota bacterium, a single genomic region encodes these proteins:
- a CDS encoding rhomboid family intramembrane serine protease has product MPLHFEGIPGILFAPLVHAGFDHLFSNIIPFFFMTLLLFYFYEEVAWGVLIWSWIFPGALVWLGARESWHIGASGVVYSLAAFHVVSGIVRRNPRLLSISLLMVFLYGGMIWGIFPDFFPGKNISWESHLAGLITGFILAVYYRRQGPQAPVYSWELEETGNEQPDPDYQAEQAKETMVRYIFKEKEEGEGPNK; this is encoded by the coding sequence ATGCCATTACATTTTGAAGGCATACCGGGAATTTTATTTGCTCCATTGGTGCATGCTGGCTTCGATCACCTTTTTTCCAATATTATCCCGTTTTTTTTTATGACCCTGCTGCTTTTCTATTTTTATGAGGAAGTGGCCTGGGGCGTGCTTATCTGGTCATGGATTTTTCCGGGGGCATTGGTTTGGTTGGGCGCACGCGAAAGCTGGCATATCGGAGCCAGTGGAGTAGTATACTCATTAGCGGCCTTTCATGTGGTGAGTGGAATTGTGAGACGTAATCCACGTTTACTCTCTATTTCTTTACTCATGGTTTTCCTTTACGGGGGGATGATTTGGGGTATTTTTCCTGATTTTTTCCCTGGTAAAAATATCAGCTGGGAATCGCACCTGGCCGGACTGATCACAGGTTTCATCCTTGCCGTCTATTATCGCCGCCAGGGTCCCCAGGCGCCCGTCTATAGTTGGGAATTGGAAGAAACCGGGAATGAACAACCTGACCCTGATTATCAGGCTGAACAAGCCAAGGAGACAATGGTTAGATATATCTTCAAAGAAAAGGAAGAAGGGGAAGGCCCAAATAAGTAA
- a CDS encoding AhpC/TSA family protein: protein MKKSFLFLILAATIFSGCRKSNQFSIEGKISAADNGSVYLQSFTDDGLKTIDSTQLSKGNFIFKGNIDNPEFVYISFGPGKGRIGLFLEPGKIKVMAHADSLQAARVTGSTLNNEYASFRKGFNTYQQRQEELYHQYMAAKEANDTVVIRNIGKSWDMLDREQNRFVKDYILSHRNSVLGPFLVNQQLIYTIGLKELDSLVSLFPSSLDSSVYVKRLRQRINILKKVDIGQPAPEINLPDTLGIPRSLSAFRGKFVLIDFWASWCGPCRAESPNLVKAYKAFKDKGFEIFGVSLDNDRKKWIDAIKADGLNWIHVSDLKGWQCAPAKEYGVNSIPHSVLIDPQGKIIRKNLRGEELIQTLQEILIKK from the coding sequence ATGAAAAAATCTTTCTTATTTCTGATACTTGCGGCAACTATTTTCTCTGGATGCCGCAAATCTAACCAGTTTAGCATTGAGGGTAAAATCTCTGCTGCCGACAATGGGAGTGTATATCTGCAATCTTTTACAGATGATGGGCTTAAAACCATTGACTCTACTCAGCTCTCAAAAGGGAATTTCATCTTTAAAGGGAATATCGACAACCCTGAATTCGTATATATCAGTTTCGGGCCTGGTAAAGGAAGAATCGGACTTTTTCTTGAGCCGGGAAAAATTAAGGTGATGGCTCATGCCGATAGCCTGCAGGCTGCAAGAGTAACAGGTTCAACGTTAAACAATGAATATGCTTCATTTCGAAAAGGTTTTAATACTTATCAGCAGCGTCAGGAAGAACTCTACCATCAATATATGGCTGCCAAAGAGGCCAACGATACGGTAGTGATTCGTAATATCGGAAAAAGCTGGGATATGCTCGATCGTGAGCAAAATCGTTTCGTAAAAGATTACATTCTCTCTCATCGCAATTCTGTGTTGGGCCCGTTTTTGGTAAACCAACAGCTGATTTACACCATAGGCCTGAAAGAGCTCGATAGTCTTGTCTCACTTTTCCCTTCTTCCTTAGACAGTTCTGTTTACGTTAAACGGCTTCGCCAGCGTATCAATATTCTCAAAAAAGTAGATATCGGACAGCCGGCACCTGAGATTAATTTGCCCGACACCCTCGGCATACCGCGCAGTCTTTCCGCTTTTAGAGGTAAATTCGTACTTATTGATTTCTGGGCATCATGGTGTGGCCCCTGCCGGGCTGAATCCCCCAATCTTGTAAAAGCTTACAAGGCTTTTAAAGATAAAGGGTTCGAAATTTTTGGCGTATCGCTCGATAACGACAGAAAAAAATGGATTGATGCCATTAAGGCCGACGGACTTAATTGGATTCATGTTAGTGATCTAAAAGGATGGCAATGTGCTCCCGCAAAAGAATATGGGGTTAACAGTATTCCTCATTCGGTACTTATTGATCCCCAGGGAAAAATCATCCGTAAAAATCTGCGCGGAGAGGAACTGATACAAACCCTGCAAGAGATACTCATTAAGAAATAG
- a CDS encoding tetratricopeptide repeat protein, whose translation MKLRFLLQVLLLVFIIRVYAQTRVDSLLDSYFDAVGRDPQKAMQLAFKALEAARAIHDRHNEAVALECIGVQHYYRGNYADAKNYLHEAENLYRKDGSHKGLASVYNNLGLVEQDLGNYSRAIACFSFALINDENEGDHRGKAITLNNLGTVYLYRGEYDRAYDYFKQSLRLGKQMSENEAIANALNNLGLFHLEMQSFDSALYYFRKALLMADADSDLYGASIARINLAMAYAGLYLFDSADLSFEQALPAIELLSDPDLEMEYLIHYSELALLKKDYNDALLKLLAAQKINNRLEQKKKSAEIFRRMGSVLARSRDVEHAFAYFHLAKNIAITVGLTPELAANYAELSLAHGIHLNYDSARYFMEKFAELKSKMLVNAPDSTSIAPIQTAAKIDHPRGFKLFLNIGIALGLFWILLMLFMRLARKKKVDSKTT comes from the coding sequence ATGAAACTGCGTTTTCTGCTACAAGTTTTACTGTTAGTATTTATCATTCGTGTATATGCCCAAACCAGGGTGGATAGCTTGTTGGATTCTTATTTTGACGCAGTCGGGCGAGATCCGCAAAAGGCTATGCAGCTGGCATTCAAGGCACTGGAGGCAGCGCGTGCTATCCATGATCGGCATAATGAGGCAGTTGCGCTTGAATGCATCGGCGTACAGCATTATTATAGAGGTAATTACGCCGATGCAAAGAATTACTTACATGAAGCAGAGAATTTATATCGTAAAGATGGATCGCATAAGGGTTTGGCTAGCGTTTACAACAATTTAGGCCTTGTAGAACAAGACCTTGGCAATTATTCCCGTGCAATAGCCTGTTTTAGTTTTGCGCTGATAAACGATGAGAACGAGGGTGATCATAGGGGTAAAGCGATTACCCTCAATAATCTTGGTACCGTTTATTTATATAGAGGGGAATATGACAGAGCCTATGATTATTTCAAACAATCTTTAAGATTGGGTAAGCAAATGTCGGAAAACGAAGCGATAGCCAATGCCCTGAATAATCTCGGTTTGTTTCACCTGGAAATGCAGAGTTTCGATAGTGCCCTTTACTATTTCAGAAAGGCCCTACTAATGGCTGATGCGGATTCAGATCTTTATGGTGCATCGATTGCTCGTATAAATCTGGCCATGGCTTATGCCGGACTTTATCTTTTCGACAGTGCCGACCTAAGCTTCGAACAGGCCCTGCCCGCCATTGAATTACTGAGTGACCCAGACCTGGAAATGGAATATTTGATTCACTATTCAGAACTGGCCTTGCTTAAGAAAGATTATAATGATGCATTGCTTAAATTGCTTGCAGCCCAAAAAATCAATAATCGGCTGGAGCAGAAAAAGAAATCGGCTGAAATTTTCAGGAGAATGGGTTCTGTTTTGGCGCGCAGCAGAGATGTTGAGCATGCTTTTGCTTATTTCCATCTGGCAAAAAATATCGCCATTACCGTAGGACTGACGCCAGAACTTGCTGCTAACTATGCTGAACTATCGCTGGCCCATGGTATTCATTTGAATTATGATAGTGCACGGTACTTTATGGAAAAATTTGCTGAACTGAAGTCGAAAATGCTGGTGAATGCGCCTGATAGCACCTCCATTGCTCCCATTCAAACCGCAGCAAAAATCGATCATCCGCGTGGGTTTAAATTGTTTCTTAACATTGGTATTGCGTTGGGCTTATTTTGGATATTGTTGATGTTATTTATGCGTTTGGCCCGAAAAAAAAAGGTGGATTCAAAAACAACATAA
- a CDS encoding T9SS type A sorting domain-containing protein: MRRIFLWATCILSLHLNAQTYINLQDNYNVASNSHIIINPGNYNVSDPGNDGLLRLNNVENVIIEGPGVISDGLSYTGYFIKMNNCRNITIRNLDQVKHYYYAVHAMNSDSIFIYNTNFSYNKVDSAGWIDVWSDYQQALGGGVMLYNCHEGSIHNNTMQYQNDGVALYHCSGFKIYENTFDWNTSFGIRMYFTDNCHIHHNQAAHINRPYTDPSDCAALLMIVSNNNLVEHNDLSWSGDGVFLGQYQYSQIPNNNQFYYNECSHSPHNAIEATFADGNIYKFNKCNYSHYGFWLGYSFNSIVDSNEVIGNYNSGIAIDRGFQNTIRGNIIQNNPIGIELWEGSNIPGYQNQWSHDYIIRGNIITGNTKGIHASKTEKLVVRDNNLDYNRDAAIYFEGQSDHDTIEGNSFRYSTVYHMRSLSTDNINAIENLYQPTGESFIGEKILGNITWQPYTPGPPFQIQNIPLCDLSEPTALWQSYPELGYGSRETETLTFDSTDKVEGIASLKLTTGRGWYVALNYRPQGDTLASWSFSPQDTLTFWVKTIKNPVYGFQYFHLRLGNRTGGYYRYNASPSLLNAAHQTWKKYAFPLSGNAQFSRQTVGTVDLNDINYFELWADTWDYGFTLWLDGVSFSNCQNSSLGKEERTLVNDNLLLFTNPVTEKLEIHYKANSGPVRIDLYSLDGKIIETLYDNKDFRGEVRIQRACSWPAGVYILKLNNAGETLTRKLIVL; this comes from the coding sequence ATGAGACGGATTTTTTTATGGGCTACCTGTATTCTATCATTACATTTAAATGCCCAGACCTACATCAATCTTCAGGATAACTACAATGTTGCCTCCAATTCTCACATCATCATCAATCCCGGGAACTACAATGTAAGCGATCCGGGAAATGACGGACTGCTCAGACTCAACAATGTAGAAAACGTTATTATAGAAGGACCCGGAGTAATTTCCGATGGTCTATCCTATACAGGATACTTCATCAAGATGAACAATTGCCGCAACATCACCATCCGAAACCTGGACCAGGTGAAGCACTACTATTACGCTGTTCACGCAATGAATAGCGATAGCATTTTCATTTACAATACTAATTTCTCATACAACAAAGTGGACTCTGCGGGCTGGATTGATGTTTGGAGCGACTACCAGCAGGCTCTGGGAGGTGGTGTTATGCTGTATAACTGTCATGAGGGGAGCATCCACAATAACACCATGCAATACCAAAACGACGGCGTAGCACTATACCACTGCTCAGGATTTAAGATTTACGAAAACACATTCGACTGGAACACTTCTTTTGGTATTCGCATGTATTTTACCGACAATTGTCACATTCATCACAACCAGGCAGCCCACATAAACCGGCCTTATACCGATCCTTCTGATTGCGCTGCTTTGCTAATGATTGTATCAAACAACAATTTGGTCGAGCACAATGATCTGTCATGGTCAGGCGATGGGGTATTCCTGGGGCAGTATCAATATTCCCAGATACCTAACAACAACCAGTTTTACTATAACGAGTGTTCACATTCTCCGCACAATGCCATTGAGGCAACCTTTGCCGATGGTAACATTTACAAGTTCAACAAGTGCAATTACAGCCATTATGGTTTCTGGCTGGGGTATTCCTTCAATTCAATCGTAGACAGCAACGAAGTAATAGGTAATTACAATTCGGGAATTGCCATAGATAGAGGGTTTCAAAACACAATACGGGGAAATATCATTCAAAATAATCCCATAGGTATTGAATTATGGGAGGGGAGCAATATACCTGGATATCAAAACCAATGGAGCCATGATTATATCATCAGGGGTAATATTATAACAGGGAATACAAAAGGCATTCATGCATCCAAAACAGAGAAACTTGTAGTAAGAGACAACAATTTGGACTATAACCGTGATGCTGCAATTTATTTTGAGGGCCAATCGGACCATGATACCATCGAAGGGAATTCCTTCAGGTATTCTACTGTATATCATATGCGTAGCCTTTCAACAGATAATATAAATGCCATAGAAAACTTGTATCAACCTACCGGCGAAAGTTTTATCGGGGAAAAAATTCTTGGCAATATTACCTGGCAGCCTTATACTCCCGGTCCTCCCTTTCAGATTCAAAACATTCCGTTGTGCGACCTTTCGGAGCCAACTGCATTGTGGCAATCTTACCCGGAATTGGGGTATGGCAGCCGCGAAACCGAAACCCTTACATTCGACAGCACAGACAAAGTTGAAGGAATTGCCTCGTTGAAGTTAACAACCGGTAGAGGGTGGTATGTGGCTTTGAATTACCGTCCGCAGGGAGATACATTGGCGTCATGGTCATTCAGTCCCCAAGATACCCTTACATTCTGGGTAAAGACCATTAAAAATCCTGTTTATGGCTTTCAATATTTCCACCTTCGCCTGGGCAACCGCACCGGAGGATATTACAGATACAATGCTTCTCCATCATTGCTCAACGCAGCCCATCAAACCTGGAAAAAGTACGCATTCCCATTGAGTGGAAATGCACAGTTTAGCCGCCAGACAGTAGGTACAGTAGATCTAAATGACATTAATTATTTTGAATTATGGGCCGATACCTGGGACTATGGATTTACGCTCTGGCTCGACGGAGTATCATTTAGCAACTGCCAAAATTCATCCTTGGGAAAGGAAGAAAGGACGCTTGTAAACGACAACCTTTTGCTATTTACTAACCCCGTCACAGAAAAGTTGGAAATTCATTACAAAGCAAACAGCGGCCCCGTCAGGATAGACCTATACTCATTAGATGGCAAAATTATTGAAACACTGTATGATAATAAGGATTTCAGAGGCGAGGTAAGAATTCAAAGAGCTTGCAGTTGGCCGGCGGGTGTATATATCCTTAAGTTGAACAATGCAGGGGAGACACTAACTCGCAAACTAATAGTATTGTAA
- a CDS encoding MFS transporter produces MAKQNIFRTFPGTFWVANTMELFERWAWYGFYMVLALYLTGSTDTGALGFTQEQKGNLMGPVTFLLYLLPIITGSIADRYGYKRVLLVAFLVLSSGYFLLGRVKSYWAFYFLFMYLAVGAALFKPIITATVSRTTDDRNSSIGFGIFYMIVNIGAFIGPIVASKLRIISWQWVFNMSAFIILVNFVLLLFFYKDPVKEKSGKPLVESLKLIFRNVATVLSDVRLIVFLLIIVGFWAMYLQLFYTLPVYIDQWMDTRPLYNWLYDLSPAIAAAIGTPSGTIAPEMLTNLDAFYIVLFQIAVSGFVTRFTPLRAMANGILLSSLGIGMMFAFNNPVYLIFSLLLFGLGEMATSPKTQEYVGKIAPEGKTALYMGFSYLPLAGGHIVAGFLSGSVYADIADKPTLLRKLLIDKGIQLPAPGDGLPLSDYYGAAAKALNVAPDRLTAYLWETAQPWKIWVLFTAIGLFTFIALILYNRLVIKPKFG; encoded by the coding sequence ATGGCAAAGCAAAATATTTTTCGGACTTTCCCCGGTACATTCTGGGTGGCCAATACTATGGAATTGTTTGAGCGTTGGGCCTGGTATGGGTTTTATATGGTTCTGGCGCTTTACCTAACAGGCTCTACCGATACTGGAGCCCTGGGATTTACCCAGGAGCAAAAAGGCAATTTGATGGGGCCTGTCACTTTTTTACTTTACCTTCTTCCGATTATCACTGGAAGTATAGCCGACCGCTATGGCTACAAGCGGGTCTTACTGGTGGCTTTCCTTGTCCTTTCATCAGGATACTTCTTGCTGGGGAGGGTAAAAAGTTATTGGGCCTTTTACTTCCTTTTTATGTATCTGGCTGTCGGAGCTGCTTTGTTCAAGCCTATCATCACTGCCACTGTTTCGCGTACTACCGACGATCGCAATTCTTCCATAGGTTTTGGCATTTTTTACATGATAGTCAACATTGGAGCTTTTATTGGGCCAATTGTCGCTTCAAAGCTCAGAATTATTAGCTGGCAGTGGGTTTTCAACATGTCTGCCTTTATTATTCTGGTCAATTTTGTCTTGCTGCTATTTTTCTATAAAGATCCGGTAAAAGAAAAGAGCGGAAAACCCTTGGTTGAATCCCTCAAATTAATTTTTCGGAACGTTGCTACAGTGCTTTCCGATGTAAGACTTATCGTTTTTCTGCTTATAATCGTTGGGTTTTGGGCCATGTATCTGCAACTTTTCTACACTCTGCCGGTATATATCGACCAGTGGATGGACACTCGGCCTTTATATAATTGGCTGTATGATCTTTCTCCGGCCATTGCGGCAGCTATTGGTACTCCTTCGGGGACCATTGCACCCGAAATGCTTACCAATCTTGATGCCTTTTATATAGTCCTTTTCCAAATAGCCGTTTCCGGTTTCGTTACGAGGTTTACACCCCTGCGGGCTATGGCAAATGGAATTCTCCTTTCATCGTTGGGAATTGGGATGATGTTTGCTTTTAACAACCCCGTTTATCTGATTTTTAGCCTATTGCTTTTTGGCTTGGGTGAGATGGCTACTTCACCCAAGACCCAGGAATACGTGGGTAAAATAGCCCCGGAAGGTAAAACCGCTCTGTATATGGGTTTCAGCTATTTACCGTTGGCTGGCGGCCATATTGTAGCAGGGTTTCTCTCAGGGTCAGTTTACGCTGATATTGCTGATAAACCGACGCTTCTACGGAAGCTTTTAATAGACAAAGGCATTCAGCTACCAGCACCTGGAGATGGTTTACCGCTCAGCGATTATTATGGGGCGGCTGCAAAAGCTTTGAATGTGGCTCCTGATAGGCTCACAGCTTATTTATGGGAGACTGCTCAGCCATGGAAAATATGGGTGCTGTTTACAGCAATAGGTTTGTTTACCTTTATTGCTTTAATTTTGTATAATCGCCTGGTAATAAAGCCCAAATTCGGGTAA
- a CDS encoding DUF2147 domain-containing protein translates to MKKGILVILTLAINLMGFTKVAWSQTYKSIDVKGIWLNQDEDAKIEIFENGGKYYGKIVWLKTPIDPETNKPKVDKHNPNPALRNRPTLGLEILKDFSFDGKDEWKDGTIYDPKSGKTYSCYIRMENKNKLKIRGFIGVSMLGRTTYWTRSSL, encoded by the coding sequence ATGAAAAAAGGTATCCTTGTTATTTTGACACTTGCAATAAATTTGATGGGCTTCACAAAAGTCGCATGGAGCCAAACCTATAAAAGTATTGATGTAAAAGGCATATGGCTCAATCAGGATGAAGATGCCAAAATAGAGATTTTTGAAAATGGAGGAAAGTACTACGGCAAGATTGTATGGCTCAAAACCCCAATTGATCCCGAAACCAACAAACCCAAGGTGGACAAACACAATCCCAATCCTGCACTTAGAAATCGCCCGACGCTGGGGCTTGAAATTTTGAAAGATTTTAGTTTCGATGGTAAGGATGAATGGAAGGATGGTACAATATACGATCCTAAATCGGGAAAAACCTATAGTTGTTATATTCGTATGGAGAACAAAAACAAACTCAAAATCAGAGGATTTATTGGGGTTTCGATGTTAGGACGCACTACTTACTGGACACGTTCCTCCTTGTAG
- the metG gene encoding methionine--tRNA ligase, translated as METSSGKKFKRTTITSALPYANGPIHIGHLAGVYIPADIYARYLRSRGEEVIFIGGSDEHGVPITIKARNEGITPQQVVDKYHEIIKKSFEELGISFDIYSRTSLPIHHETASAFFRKLYEDGKFIEKVTQQYYDEEAGQFLADRYIVGTCPHCGFEKAYGDQCEKCGTSLNATDLIEPRSALSGSKPVLKDTKHWFLPLDQYEGWLREWILEGHKDDWKTNVYGQCKSWIDLGLQPRAVTRDLDWGVKVPIEGAEGKVLYVWFDAPIGYISATRHWAQLTGGDWEKWWKSPDTRLIHFIGKDNIVFHCIIFPAMLKAEGSYILPDNVPANEFLNLEGDKISTSRNWAVWLHEYLEDFPGKQDVLRYVLCANAPETKDNDFTWKDFQARNNNELLAILGNFVNRTVVLTHKYFSGQVPPATHLMPDDEALVAELASFPERIASSIDNFRFREALNDMMNLARLGNKYLTDNEPWKKWPAETDRVATVLNLSLQICANLAILAEPFLPFTSGRLFRILNLQPLRWASAGNAYLLSAGHLLNQPEFLFSKIEDEQIQKQLDKLEAARKANLMKAPAAPAKQDIDYEAFARMDIRIGTILEAEKVPKTKKLLRLKVDTGIDTRTIVSGIAEYYNPEEIVGRQVCVLVNLAPRNIKGIESRGMILMAEDRDGTLRFVSPEAHINNGSEVK; from the coding sequence ATGGAAACCTCCTCAGGCAAAAAATTCAAGCGTACCACCATCACCTCGGCCTTGCCTTACGCCAATGGCCCTATCCACATCGGACACCTGGCCGGGGTATATATTCCTGCAGATATTTACGCCCGTTATCTTCGTTCGCGCGGTGAAGAAGTTATATTTATTGGCGGCAGCGACGAACATGGAGTTCCCATTACCATCAAAGCCCGCAACGAAGGCATCACCCCCCAGCAGGTAGTCGACAAGTATCACGAAATAATTAAAAAATCTTTCGAGGAATTAGGAATCTCCTTCGATATTTATTCGAGAACTTCCTTACCTATTCACCATGAGACCGCCTCAGCATTTTTCCGTAAACTTTACGAGGATGGGAAATTTATCGAAAAAGTTACCCAGCAGTATTATGATGAAGAGGCAGGTCAGTTTTTGGCTGACCGTTATATTGTTGGAACTTGTCCTCACTGTGGGTTCGAAAAAGCCTATGGCGACCAGTGTGAAAAATGCGGAACCTCACTCAATGCCACCGATTTAATTGAACCCCGTTCTGCCCTTAGCGGTAGCAAACCCGTGTTGAAAGATACCAAACATTGGTTTTTACCCCTCGACCAGTATGAAGGTTGGCTTCGCGAATGGATTCTGGAAGGACACAAAGACGACTGGAAAACCAACGTTTATGGGCAGTGCAAGTCGTGGATTGATCTGGGGTTACAACCTCGGGCCGTCACCCGTGACCTCGATTGGGGTGTTAAAGTTCCGATTGAAGGTGCAGAAGGTAAGGTGCTTTATGTGTGGTTTGACGCTCCTATCGGATACATCTCGGCTACCCGACACTGGGCCCAGCTCACCGGAGGCGACTGGGAAAAATGGTGGAAATCACCCGATACCCGTCTGATTCATTTTATTGGGAAAGACAATATTGTATTTCACTGCATCATTTTCCCGGCTATGCTTAAAGCCGAAGGAAGCTATATTTTGCCGGACAATGTGCCTGCCAATGAATTCCTGAACCTTGAAGGAGATAAGATATCTACCTCGCGCAATTGGGCTGTTTGGCTCCACGAATACCTGGAAGACTTTCCGGGCAAACAGGACGTATTGAGGTATGTTTTGTGTGCCAACGCCCCTGAGACCAAAGACAACGATTTTACCTGGAAAGATTTTCAGGCACGAAACAATAACGAACTGCTCGCTATCTTGGGCAATTTTGTGAATCGTACTGTGGTTCTCACCCATAAATATTTTTCGGGCCAGGTGCCCCCGGCAACCCACCTCATGCCCGATGACGAAGCCCTTGTGGCTGAACTGGCCTCATTTCCCGAGCGCATCGCATCCAGCATCGACAATTTCCGTTTCCGTGAAGCCCTCAACGATATGATGAACCTGGCTCGTTTGGGGAATAAATATCTTACTGATAATGAGCCCTGGAAGAAATGGCCGGCCGAAACTGACCGCGTAGCTACCGTGCTCAATCTCTCCCTTCAAATATGTGCCAACCTCGCCATTCTGGCCGAACCTTTCCTGCCTTTCACCTCCGGGCGACTTTTCCGGATTCTCAATCTCCAACCCCTCCGCTGGGCTTCAGCCGGAAATGCCTACCTACTTTCTGCAGGTCATTTATTAAATCAACCTGAATTTTTGTTTTCTAAAATCGAAGACGAACAAATTCAGAAGCAACTCGATAAGCTGGAAGCTGCGCGTAAGGCCAATTTGATGAAAGCCCCTGCTGCTCCGGCAAAACAGGATATCGATTATGAGGCCTTTGCCCGTATGGATATCCGTATCGGTACTATCCTGGAGGCTGAAAAAGTTCCTAAAACCAAAAAATTGCTTCGGTTAAAAGTAGATACCGGTATCGATACCCGAACCATCGTTAGCGGGATTGCTGAATATTATAATCCGGAAGAGATAGTTGGTCGTCAAGTATGTGTATTGGTTAATCTGGCCCCACGCAATATCAAGGGCATCGAAAGCCGCGGAATGATACTGATGGCTGAGGACCGCGACGGTACCCTGCGTTTTGTTTCACCAGAGGCTCATATCAACAATGGAAGCGAAGTGAAATAA
- a CDS encoding helix-hairpin-helix domain-containing protein, whose protein sequence is MGIKNFLRKYYSFSKREQRGIMVLLALILVFWILTLVIENHHQPVDVEYINGDTLSVNEIRKSSHYTEKAKDNPQLDFVAKKIQLFPFDPNLLEEEGWRRLGLPARTIKAILAYRKAGGKFNKPEDLKRIYTLTPDDYQRIAPYVAIERARKDSIKSLVPRKGDFSAPPIPIIDLNSADTLQLQDLPGIGPTFARRIWKYGQRLGGYHNSEQLLEVYGMDASRLEKIKPYIIIDTTKIRKIDLNQASFKDLLRHPYLEYYMVKAIADYRQKHNGIKEISELKILPLMYDELYNKLRPYLAINPEYIISQ, encoded by the coding sequence ATGGGCATTAAAAATTTTTTACGGAAATACTATTCTTTCTCGAAGCGGGAGCAAAGAGGAATCATGGTATTACTTGCCCTTATCCTTGTCTTTTGGATTTTGACGCTGGTAATTGAAAACCATCATCAGCCGGTTGATGTCGAATATATTAATGGCGATACACTTTCTGTGAATGAAATTCGAAAGAGTAGCCATTATACAGAAAAAGCAAAGGATAATCCTCAATTAGATTTTGTTGCAAAAAAAATTCAACTTTTCCCCTTCGATCCCAATTTACTGGAAGAAGAAGGTTGGAGAAGACTCGGCCTTCCCGCAAGAACTATAAAAGCTATCCTTGCCTATCGTAAGGCGGGGGGTAAATTCAACAAACCAGAAGACCTCAAGCGTATCTATACTCTCACTCCGGATGATTATCAGCGCATAGCTCCTTATGTGGCCATTGAAAGAGCCCGGAAAGATAGCATTAAGTCTTTAGTTCCTCGAAAAGGAGACTTTTCGGCCCCACCTATTCCAATCATTGATTTGAACAGTGCAGATACATTGCAATTGCAGGATTTGCCGGGTATTGGGCCTACTTTTGCCAGACGTATATGGAAATATGGACAACGTCTGGGCGGTTATCATAATTCGGAACAATTACTCGAGGTTTATGGAATGGATGCCTCAAGGCTTGAAAAAATTAAGCCTTATATTATCATTGATACTACGAAAATCAGAAAGATTGACTTAAATCAAGCTTCGTTTAAAGATTTGTTACGTCATCCTTATCTTGAATATTACATGGTGAAGGCAATTGCCGATTACCGCCAAAAACATAATGGTATAAAAGAGATTAGCGAATTGAAAATATTGCCCTTGATGTACGATGAGCTATATAATAAATTAAGACCTTATCTTGCTATCAACCCTGAATACATAATTTCGCAATGA